The window TATATTTTATTTTAGGATTAAAAGTCTGTTAAGCTCACTTTTAAAACATCCCAGAATGAACTCTGTATAATACATCTGGGCATTCAGGGCCTGTGTTTTAGGATGAAGTTCCAGCTTTTTGGTCAGAATGATCTCTCCTTTGTAAGAAAATGAGAAATAAGCAAAAATTTTATATCCTGAATTCCGGGTGGGTGTACAATACCCTGTGGTGGCAATAGACCAGTCTGATTGATATAATTTTGCCACATTCAATGCCATGGTTTCTGCAATATTTCCGGAAACACAGTCACACTCTTCAGCTTCCTGTCTGCTGACTTTTAACAGCCTTACTTTTTCCGGCAACGCATAAGCTGTCATCCCGCCTTTGTAAAACATTGAAGCATTCGGCATCTGTGAAAAAGCCAGCTGCAAGCATCCTGAAGTAACGCTTTCTGTAACGGAAATGGTTTCATCAATGGTCATGAGTGACTGGCTTATATATTCAAGAAGATTTTTCTGAAAATCCATAATAGTCTATTTTAAGTGATTGGTTTATGATTTATTTTATAAGCCGGCTGGCTTCCAAGGGTCAAGAACGACCTTTACACATCCGTCTTCTTTTTTATCGAAAATTTCATATCCTATGCTTACTTCTTCAAGGGATAAACGATGGGTAATAATATCATCAAGGGTAACTTTTCCGGTTACGACATAGTCCATAAGCCGGTCTATAATAGGATGAACATTACATTGTCCTGCTTTGATGGTAATTCCCTTGTCAAAGATCTGTCCAAGTCTGAAATTATCGTAATTGACAGGATAGACGCCTAAAACGGATACAATTCCGCCCCGTCTTACAGCACTCATACATGCTTCAAGAACCTTTACAGATCCTTTTTCGAAGTTGATCACTGCTTTTGCACGGTCTATAAAACTTTTTTCAGGCTCAAAACCTACGGCTTCGATACAAAGGTCAGCACCTCTTCCGTCTGTCATGTCCCTGATCTGCGCTATAGCGCTTTCTGCATCTTCCCACAAAATG of the Chryseobacterium aureum genome contains:
- a CDS encoding CinA family protein, translated to MDFQKNLLEYISQSLMTIDETISVTESVTSGCLQLAFSQMPNASMFYKGGMTAYALPEKVRLLKVSRQEAEECDCVSGNIAETMALNVAKLYQSDWSIATTGYCTPTRNSGYKIFAYFSFSYKGEIILTKKLELHPKTQALNAQMYYTEFILGCFKSELNRLLILK